In a genomic window of Epinephelus fuscoguttatus linkage group LG23, E.fuscoguttatus.final_Chr_v1:
- the ankrd53 gene encoding ankyrin repeat domain-containing protein 53 yields MEAVNKPRKRRRGRCKNRKLPSKALPDGHMFPAVGGGSPEKPDVSVNSQGLSALHVACLHGQLAAVQLLVESRLGWIDSSDLQGRRPVHMVLSPRSSPNTLRCLRYLLEHGADVNVTTDSGTTPLHLAASEGLLDCTESLVQAGADVLAQDSMGHTPLDLARIWCHRDVARYLKNCLWQTHKKKEMKERRLVQSLYSDLVDMVKLNDLNKKTLIDVKVAEWVKNKGFPLLKDFSPRVLVSQYHTQCLSSDQNTSNSKHAKHPLKHQPEGPLEDTSTSTKPPPASSSRPWTIFMGLQPEKPPTEPDLRGNVTVWRGHSSRQPQYSTKWDSTRHPAPDVPLDVLERVLFPRAFPSRIASPRYFEPQDIVEVQHKGYPQGRSTSPWTEVAMHLAEALEPGHY; encoded by the exons ATGGAAGCTGTCAACAAACCCAGAAAACGGAGACGTGGGAGATGTAAAAACAG GAAACTTCCTTCCAAAGCTCTCCCTGACGGACACATGTTTCCAGCTGTTGGTGGTGGGAGTCCAGAGAAGCCGGATGTCAGTGTGAACAGTCAG GGTTTGTCAGCGCTCCACGTGGCCTGCCTTCATGGCCAGCTGGCTGCTGTTCAGCTCCTGGTGGAGTCCAGGCTGGGGTGGATCGACAGCAGTGATCTCCAGGGTCGCCGGCCTGTTCACATGGTTTTGTCTCCCCGGAGCTCGCCCAACACCTTGCGGTGCCTCAGATACCTGCTGGAGCACGGGGCTGACGTCAATGT CACCACAGATTCAGGGACGACCCCGCTGCACCTGGCTGCCTCTGAAGGTCTCCTGGACTGCACAGAGAGCCTTGTGCAGGCCGGAGCAGACGTGTTGGCCCAGGACAGCATGGGACACACCCCACTGGATTTGGCCCGCATCTGGTGCCACAGGGATGTAGCAAG gTATCTGAAGAACTGCCTGTGGCAGACACAtaagaagaaagaaatgaagGAGAGGAGGCTAGTTCAAAGTTTATACAGTGATCTCGTGGATATGGTCAAACTGAATGATCTCAATAAAAAG ACGCTTATTGATGTGAAGGTGGCAGAGTGGGTGAAGAATAAAGGTTTTCCTCTCCTAAAGGATTTCTCCCCCAGAGTCTTGGTGAGCCAGTATCACACCCAGTGCCTCTCATCAGATCAGAACACTTCTAACTCAAAACATGCCAAGCACCCATTGAAGCACCAGCCAGAAGGTCCTCTGGAGGACACCAGCACCTCCACTAAGCCACCTCCGGCCTCATCGTCCAGACCCTGGACCATCTTCATGGGCCTCCAGCCAGAGAAACCTCCCACAGAGCCAGACCTCAGGGGTAATGTCACGGTGTGGAGGGgccacagcagcaggcagcctCAATACTCCACCAAGTGGGACAGCACACGTCACCCGGCCCCTGATGTGCCTCTGGATGTCCTGGAGAGGGTGTTGTTCCCCAGAGCCTTCCCCTCCAGGATCGCTTCCCCTCGGTACTTTGAGCCACAGGACATTGTGGAGGTCCAGCACAAAGGATACCCCCAGGGGCGGAGCACCTCCCCCTGGACAGAAGTGGCCATGCACCTGGCTGAGGCGCTGGAGCCTGGGCACTATTGA